The proteins below are encoded in one region of Spirochaetota bacterium:
- a CDS encoding MarR family transcriptional regulator, with the protein MEYKEDLKYLNLIFELSKKIFSLLYSKLEKLNLHPGQPPILLLLLKNNFLSLNEISKKIHVKASTVTVIIKKLEKNKLVKKISKEEDKRVLYVQLTEKGKEISLKTYDIIKNIEEEIINSFTEEERENLKYLFNKIILSLNNIKI; encoded by the coding sequence ATGGAATATAAAGAAGATTTAAAATATTTAAATTTAATATTTGAATTATCAAAAAAAATATTTTCTTTATTATATTCAAAACTTGAAAAACTAAATCTTCATCCTGGTCAACCTCCAATTTTACTTCTTTTACTTAAAAATAATTTCTTATCATTAAATGAAATTTCAAAGAAAATTCATGTAAAAGCTTCTACTGTAACTGTTATAATTAAAAAATTAGAAAAAAATAAACTTGTAAAAAAAATATCAAAAGAAGAAGACAAAAGAGTTCTTTATGTCCAACTTACTGAGAAAGGAAAAGAAATTTCATTAAAAACATATGATATTATAAAAAATATAGAAGAAGAAATAATAAATTCCTTCACAGAGGAAGAAAGAGAAAATTTAAAATATTTATTTAACAAAATTATTTTAAGTTTAAATAACATTAAAATTTAA
- a CDS encoding rhomboid family intramembrane serine protease, with protein MIPIRDYNKTKGFSFFNWLILITNIVIFVYQVKMNDRELNEFIMKYAFIPQRFFQDPLTYFYTLITAMFLHGGFIHLIGNMLFLYVFGDNVEDALGHLRYLVFYFLGGIIASLVQVFFTNDLSIPNIGASGAISAVIASYMVLFPGAKIVTIVPIFIFLYTINVPAIIFLFVWFIIQFFSGVAQIYEGQFNNVAYWAHIGGFIFGLFYALVGRKKYLKKYRNFDYRVRE; from the coding sequence ATGATACCAATAAGAGATTACAATAAAACCAAAGGTTTTTCATTTTTTAACTGGCTTATATTAATTACAAATATTGTAATATTTGTTTATCAGGTAAAAATGAATGATAGAGAACTTAATGAATTTATTATGAAATATGCTTTTATTCCCCAAAGATTTTTCCAAGATCCTCTTACTTACTTTTATACTCTTATTACTGCAATGTTTTTACATGGAGGCTTTATCCATCTGATAGGAAATATGTTGTTTTTATATGTCTTTGGCGATAATGTCGAAGATGCTTTAGGGCATTTAAGGTATCTTGTTTTTTATTTTTTAGGGGGTATAATTGCTTCTTTAGTTCAAGTTTTTTTTACAAATGACCTTTCTATCCCAAATATTGGTGCTTCAGGTGCTATTTCAGCAGTAATAGCTTCATATATGGTTCTTTTCCCTGGAGCAAAAATAGTAACTATTGTTCCAATATTTATATTCTTGTATACAATAAATGTTCCTGCTATAATTTTTCTATTTGTATGGTTTATAATTCAATTTTTTTCAGGGGTTGCTCAGATTTATGAAGGTCAGTTTAACAATGTTGCATATTGGGCCCACATTGGTGGCTTTATTTTTGGATTGTTTTATGCTTTAGTTGGCAGAAAAAAGTATTTAAAAAAATATAGAAACTTTGATTATAGAGTTAGAGAATAG
- a CDS encoding M55 family metallopeptidase: protein MKVYISFDFEGIAGVAFWRETDNDMKWNKLATEQLKAFINGIKNKNKDAEIIVSDSHSFGSSLLWEELDGVKLIRGWPRVYYMIEGIDDTFTDLVLFGYHTSPSENGMMGHTYSSSSFYTIKINEEIVDEARINSYFASEFNVPLSFIYGDKQTIETAPGYPDSIEYCISKDSISRFCGIMNPKNEILSLLYKKGEDLGKKRKIIYPKRNDKGEIYPLNCEIEFLDTARAKLASILPYVRLIEPRKIQFFSENMKHFYRTLNAISLICYSVNAIK, encoded by the coding sequence GTGAAAGTATATATTTCTTTTGATTTTGAAGGTATAGCTGGGGTTGCTTTTTGGAGAGAAACTGATAATGATATGAAATGGAATAAATTAGCAACAGAGCAACTTAAAGCATTTATAAATGGTATTAAGAATAAAAATAAAGATGCTGAAATTATTGTTTCGGATTCACATTCTTTTGGTTCATCTTTATTATGGGAAGAATTGGATGGAGTTAAGTTGATAAGAGGTTGGCCTAGGGTTTATTATATGATAGAAGGTATTGATGATACATTTACTGATTTAGTTCTTTTTGGGTATCATACTTCCCCTTCGGAAAATGGTATGATGGGCCATACATATTCTTCTTCATCTTTTTATACTATTAAAATAAATGAAGAAATAGTTGATGAAGCAAGAATAAATTCCTATTTTGCATCTGAGTTTAATGTTCCTCTTTCTTTTATTTATGGAGATAAACAGACTATAGAAACTGCTCCAGGATATCCTGATTCTATAGAATATTGTATATCTAAAGATTCTATTTCAAGGTTTTGTGGAATCATGAATCCTAAAAATGAAATTTTAAGTTTACTTTATAAAAAGGGTGAAGATTTAGGAAAAAAAAGAAAAATAATTTATCCCAAAAGAAATGATAAAGGCGAAATATATCCTTTAAATTGTGAAATTGAATTTTTAGATACTGCTAGAGCAAAATTAGCATCAATTCTACCTTATGTTAGATTAATTGAACCAAGGAAAATACAATTTTTTTCAGAAAATATGAAACATTTTTATAGAACCTTGAATGCAATATCATTAATTTGTTATTCTGTAAATGCAATAAAATAA
- the tsaE gene encoding tRNA (adenosine(37)-N6)-threonylcarbamoyltransferase complex ATPase subunit type 1 TsaE, translated as MNIIIDKIKTKNVDETKEVALNFAKILKSNDIVILDGELGSGKTVFMKGIANYFKIEEDIISPTFLIVNSYDIKVNFENIVTNNNNSLKLKINHFDLYRIDDFDELYYIGIEEYIESSGNINFFEWGMKFLENFIEYNINNIYIVKLKVLSENEREIKIEKLVKE; from the coding sequence ATGAATATTATTATTGATAAGATTAAAACTAAGAATGTTGATGAAACAAAAGAGGTTGCTCTTAATTTTGCTAAAATCTTAAAATCTAATGATATTGTTATACTTGATGGAGAACTTGGTAGTGGGAAGACTGTTTTTATGAAAGGAATTGCAAATTACTTTAAAATAGAGGAAGATATTATTTCTCCTACTTTTCTCATTGTTAATTCTTATGATATAAAAGTAAATTTTGAAAATATTGTTACAAATAATAATAATTCTTTAAAATTAAAAATAAATCATTTTGATTTGTATAGAATTGATGATTTTGATGAGCTTTATTATATTGGAATAGAGGAATATATTGAAAGTAGTGGTAATATAAATTTTTTTGAGTGGGGGATGAAATTTTTAGAAAATTTTATAGAATATAATATAAACAATATATATATTGTTAAGTTAAAAGTTTTATCAGAAAATGAAAGAGAGATAAAGATAGAAAAACTAGTGAAAGAATAA
- a CDS encoding fructose-1,6-bisphosphatase translates to MIIKNKVQKKLTKKDLNYLLILSKQFPTIENAITEIINLNAILNLPKETEHFISDLHGEYEAFIHVKNNASGEVKRKIETFFEDKLSSEERKEFANLIYYPKEKLDRVLKEFKSDIERINWYKETLYNLILFCRYVSSKYTRSKVRKALPQNFSYIIDELLNEDREKRHKKKYYNSIIEAIIELNKANEFIITLSELIKRFIVGRVHVLGDIFDRGPGADIIMEELINYHSVDITWGNHDILWIGAASGNPACIANVIRISLRYGNLDTLREGYGIDLLPLATFALDFYKEDKALKFVPKVKDDEFSKSEIDLITKMHKAITIIQFKLEGQLIKKRPEFEMEDRLLLDKIDYNNYRVKINGKDYELNDKFFPTIDPNDPYKLTNEENKVVEKLIASFINSERLAKHARFLLSNGEIILKYNGNLLFHGCIPMTKEGKFKKYFVEGKELDFKQFIMLLSKHVRTGFFSNNKEEKEYGGDIMWYLWCGPASPLFGKYAMKTFERYFIDDKDTHKEEKNPYYEFREDEGVAKEILKMFDLNEEKGHIINGHMPVKVKKGESPVKANGRLINIDGGFSKAYQSETGIAGYTLIFNSREYVLGVHKPFESLKKAIYEGYDSIPDTLVIERLNRRLYIKDTDIGKELKIQIEDLKNLIEAYTLGLIKEKDKKN, encoded by the coding sequence ATGATAATAAAAAACAAGGTACAAAAAAAACTTACTAAAAAAGATTTAAATTATCTATTAATTCTTTCAAAACAATTTCCTACAATTGAAAATGCAATTACAGAGATAATTAACTTAAATGCAATTTTAAATTTGCCTAAGGAAACAGAACATTTTATCTCTGACCTTCATGGAGAATATGAAGCTTTTATTCATGTTAAAAATAATGCATCTGGAGAAGTAAAAAGAAAAATAGAAACATTTTTTGAAGATAAGCTAAGTAGTGAAGAAAGAAAAGAGTTTGCTAACTTAATCTATTATCCTAAAGAAAAACTGGACAGAGTGCTAAAAGAATTTAAAAGTGATATAGAAAGAATAAATTGGTATAAAGAAACACTATATAATTTAATATTATTCTGTAGGTATGTATCTTCAAAATATACAAGATCAAAAGTTAGAAAAGCATTGCCCCAAAATTTTAGCTATATAATTGATGAACTATTAAATGAAGATAGAGAAAAAAGACATAAGAAGAAATATTATAATTCAATAATCGAAGCTATTATTGAATTAAATAAAGCTAACGAATTTATTATTACTCTTTCAGAATTGATAAAAAGATTTATTGTTGGTAGAGTTCATGTTCTTGGAGATATATTTGATAGGGGACCTGGGGCTGATATTATAATGGAAGAACTCATAAATTATCACTCAGTCGATATAACTTGGGGTAATCATGATATATTATGGATAGGAGCAGCATCAGGAAATCCAGCATGCATTGCAAATGTAATTCGTATATCATTAAGATATGGTAATCTTGATACTTTAAGAGAAGGTTATGGTATAGATCTTCTTCCTCTTGCCACCTTTGCTCTAGATTTTTATAAAGAAGATAAAGCATTAAAGTTTGTGCCAAAAGTTAAAGATGATGAATTTAGCAAAAGTGAAATTGACCTTATAACAAAAATGCATAAAGCTATTACTATTATTCAATTTAAACTTGAAGGTCAACTTATTAAAAAAAGGCCTGAGTTTGAAATGGAGGATAGATTGCTTCTTGATAAGATAGATTATAATAATTATAGGGTTAAAATAAATGGCAAAGATTATGAGTTAAATGATAAATTTTTTCCAACTATTGATCCTAATGACCCATATAAATTAACAAATGAGGAAAACAAGGTTGTAGAAAAGCTAATAGCTTCATTTATTAATAGTGAAAGACTTGCGAAGCATGCTCGATTTCTTCTTTCAAATGGAGAGATAATTTTAAAATATAATGGTAATTTACTTTTTCATGGGTGTATTCCTATGACAAAAGAGGGTAAATTTAAAAAATATTTTGTTGAAGGAAAGGAATTAGATTTTAAACAATTTATTATGCTATTATCTAAGCATGTGAGAACTGGCTTTTTTTCAAATAACAAAGAGGAAAAAGAGTATGGAGGAGATATAATGTGGTATTTATGGTGTGGCCCAGCATCTCCTCTTTTTGGAAAATATGCAATGAAGACATTTGAAAGGTACTTTATAGATGACAAAGATACACACAAAGAAGAAAAAAATCCTTATTATGAGTTTAGAGAAGATGAAGGTGTTGCAAAAGAAATATTAAAAATGTTCGATTTGAATGAAGAAAAAGGTCACATTATAAATGGTCATATGCCAGTTAAAGTAAAAAAAGGAGAATCACCTGTTAAAGCAAATGGAAGATTAATAAATATTGATGGAGGGTTTTCAAAAGCTTACCAATCAGAAACTGGTATTGCAGGATATACTTTAATATTTAATTCTAGGGAATATGTTTTAGGTGTACATAAACCTTTTGAATCTTTAAAAAAAGCTATTTATGAAGGTTATGACTCAATTCCAGATACTCTTGTTATTGAGAGATTAAATAGAAGGCTTTATATTAAAGACACTGATATAGGTAAAGAATTAAAGATTCAAATTGAAGACTTAAAAAATTTAATAGAAGCTTATACATTAGGTTTAATAAAAGAAAAAGATAAAAAAAATTAA